In the genome of Paramisgurnus dabryanus chromosome 16, PD_genome_1.1, whole genome shotgun sequence, the window tttgacaatgggtcatGTCTTGACTTTTTGCCTCGTTTAGAAGcttctcttgactgcttcagaatggaagtcaatgaccatgcacaaacatgtcattaaaacaacacttaacattcattttcaaaactgtactaccagggccggttctagatatttggaggccctaggcaaaatttatgttggaggcccctcacacccctctaattttcagaataatgtgaGAACGTGTTTTTCTACTGCGCAAGAAATCAGATGAGCACtactaataaacatgtttttccccatttattttactttttattaagttttatcaacaaattgattaactttatgcttaaatgtaattagaaattatgcaaaaccacatgtgttaaaaattttaaggcagtcacatttattaaaaacaccacctttttgggataacacaggataacagttttgctttctccaaagagtaaaattaaaaagacCACAGTATATTGCAAAAACCCTAACCGTAAAAAATTACAGGTGAACACCTCCTAGAAAacgtttattgttttttttattttaacttggtATAAAGAAGAATTTCCCTCTTACTtaaccaatatacagtataaagttatCTATCAGACTATTGCAATACCTTTTTATAAATTACCTTAAATATCCACACAAATCAGCTGCCACTGGAAGTTAAACAGATAAACTACTTTCATGATTTGAAcactaaaataaagtgtagagGACTTACAAGATATACAGACAATTTACTTTAGGTAACGccagttttgtttgttgttcaactttaaatacaaacttttttaaatacaaacttaatTCTTGCAGTGGCGTTGACGCATAAAGTTGAACTcaccttaaaactttatttaatgctGTCAGTACTAGTAGTGATTGTCGGACCAGCGCACGGACTTAGCAGTTATGGGGGCTCCCCTTCCAAGCTTGAGGCCCTAGGCATTTGCCTACTCTGCCTATAGCTAGCGCCGGCCCtgtgtactactcaccgagtggttcgtggtgttcgttgatgaatgccattaatgtttattttttttaatcagtgtataccactagtcaactaaatgaatataacatggcaaagttgaatgcacatttatagattgattcaatagatttatagcattttgaaaaaaaaatgtcatggatttattgcattttgtgggggggggggggggttataataaatattagaaaatcaaattatggatttgaatatttaatgtttttataacctaaagatgctatgtgaaagtttgtaacagaaaatagtggttttcatcttgtcaatTTCTTGGTAGacccgaaattagtcaaaatggatttattgcgtttcaTATTAATGATTAGGCATCAGGGTACCAAGTAGAGGAAACCAGCGCAGACGGCAAACACAGGGGAATAAAATAAGGGACCCTACAAGGCAAAAAAAAAGGGACAATTGTGGGGCACTAAACAATAACAGGATAATTGGGTCAATGCAtgacatacactgtaaaaatgattctgtagaaattacagtattactgggtattactggcaactagctgccagcaacttactgtagattgtatatttatgttatttactggcaccAGTTTGTTCAAAGCTAAattaacatgaaacattttcagtctttatcttctacagtaaggtACTGGCAACcggctgcataattacagctaattttttacagtgtatggatGAGCAAATAATCAGTAAATTTTCAGTTATAGTTTATAGGAGTTATACTTTAACTTCTGTGTATACAGTAGTATATATTTTTCCCATGTATTCTGTAATCTTTAGtggaatacatttttaaagtaaatcttTCAACCTTGCAGACAGTTTGTCCTGGACAAGAGATTGTGGCATCTACTGTAAACATTTAAGCCTATTGTCACTTTAAGGCCATAGTATAGTCTATTTTTTACGTGTACGCAAGGATCTACGTAATGCAATTTTCGTCATCAAAAGAGTGCACGCctactgtatgcattagttGTGCACACATGTTGTTTGTAGCCAGGAGATGCTTTGTATTTTTTCACAATGCACATACGTCGaacgtctgtgtacacgtaTAAGTCAAATAAACATCCCTGCAACCCAATCTGCATCCACCCTAAATAGTATTTAAATTAGAATTACTGTAGTTAGCCTAAATTATAGTATGTCAAAATGAGTATCCATAAAGTTTCCGGATGGTCTACTGTTTTAGATGAAAACATGTAATGGACACTTAAATGGCTGATTTAATCCACAACTCATTGCAAGAGGCCAGAGTTTAGTTCCACTACACATAAGTAAATGAATTAAATGATGCGTCACTAAATCAATAAATGAAACTACAGACTAAACTTTACATGACAAATAATGAAAGAAGAAATGCTTGAATGCAAAGATGAGTTGTATTTTGATGTCTGAATTTCTTAAGGATCACAGTGTCGTCCAAGCAACAGTCATCACTTCCTTTTCGCATTAGTACAATATGTCCCAGTTTGTGCATACTGTGATGTTCTGCCCTCAACAGTAGGCTGATTTCCAACATTACATAGACGTCTTACTTAcagcatgcaactcatgacccagtTGGGACTTTTCAATAAAATACAGCTGGACCAGTTattaaaaaaactttccgaaacttgtactgTAGGAACCCTGGGGAAGTGCATTCGGCAAAGAAATACTCTGTCACACGTCCAACTGTTTTTATGATATTTGTTAAGCATGAACAAACCAACTGTGTTAATAAGCCAGAAAGCATGAAATACCGTTGAACCACCCCTTTAAGAGATCTTAAACCATATGCGCAACACGCGACCCCGATACACAAATACACagaattaaagttttaaaaatatctgtgttgacaagaattcatgcagatataatctgttatgCCTTAAGTGAATGTTTAACTGTTGGGgtaaaatatctgatgtgtaacattatattagatcCATTACAGTATCttaaagctgtctgtgtctcaatgtcaatcaaacaataaataaagagaaaagttgaacatatatttttcctaGATATTGCTTTTTACTTTGTGTGTGCCACATTTGttagttttaccagtgattttaagATATGGATGCtatgattttttgtttttgaaccaAAAAATCTTTAACTCGAATTTTCTCACAATTAACAATTGCTGACTATATTGACTTCAAACAGATGTCATTTATTGTCagatttcaacaaatcatatagtttaaaattttctttatagaaaatgtCAACATATAAGGTCACAAACAGGTAACATATAATGATGCTTATTTATATTCTTACCCAAATTCCTGACAGTGTATACGGCTGAGGTCTTAACTTTTGAGGTTCCTGTAATAATCTGACATCTCAACTCTCTGTTGTCGTCTTCATTCAGGAGTGTTGTATTCAGACTGCTGTTACAGTGTTCTGTTGAAGATGAGATCTGATATCTGGAGTCTGATTGTAGATTAACACCAGCTCCATTTATCCACATCAGTTGCATCCCCtcaataataaacaaactctTACAAAAATAGTTATCATATGAATACACGTGACAGGAGAGAGTGACAGAGCTGCCTGGTTCCATCTCAGATAGTGGAGATACTGCAACAGAAATTAAAACACAAATCACACATTTGAGAGACTTCCCTCTGCTCTGTAAACATTCAAGTTTGATGCTCTATataattaaagaaaaatataataTGCAAAAGTGTTTCAgatgttttcttgttcttgagcatttttatcagactcttaatggattctgccaacaaactggtatttctgaatgatctgaggccgggattaagtgTATTTTAAGCGAATGAATTTGatgaataataatgtataatacGTATCAAAAGCATTGGGTTAATAAATGAATCTGAGCTGAATTATATAATAGAAAGAAAAACTGACCTTGAAGAACATGCAGATAAACATTGGTATCAGTAGATGAAGATTTCTCCATTTGTGGGCGACAGATGTAAAACCCAGCATCTTCTTTTGTGACATTATAGATGTTCAGAGAGCATTTAGGTCCCAGACTCAGTCTTTCATTATCAATCATCTTGAGATTTTCATCAAACAGTATAACGGCATTTGAAGGACTTTCTTTATAATATATCCATGAAGTTGGTGTGCAGTCAGAAAGAGTTTTGTTACAAGAAAAAGTGACATTTTCACCATCACTCACAATCATATGGACATCTGTCGCTCCGCTGGTATCTGACAAATGGTTAACATGTATATCAACATTTTATATCAACATAATATATAGTCTCATGATCAATaggctatacattttttttgtcttattaggaataaaatattttacataaCTTACTACTATCACACTAAGATGAATATAAATACAGATATACTGAACATCTTGTATTTTTGAAACAGCACTAAACTTTATTCTAAGAAACACCTTTTGATTTTATTACAAATGTTTAATACAGATATCTTTACCTGTGAGAAATAATCCCAGAATCATCAGTTCCAGCAGATATACGTGATAGTTCCAAGCCATTTCTGTTTGTATGGTCTTTGCCTGCTTTCACAATCCTTTCATAACATTTCATCAGCCCTTCCTGTGGTAAAGGTCTTGTGATGAGAAAGCCATTACCCACGCTACATTTCTAAACATAAAACTATGTGGATTGAACACAAACTTAATcatgttaaaatactgtttcctGTATTGTATGTATTATATAACAGAGGTCACCTTCAGTTCCAGtttaaaatattgtgaaaaaaaacataattcaaCATTTGTTCTatcaaaaggtacatattatTCAAAAGCAACGCATTACATGACAACCAAACAAATTTTTTATGActaaataactaaaaataaaagataaaataTAGCTGTAAGCATGTGGGGTCAAGCACTAAAGGCACTGCAGTCAAGGCAAACACAATAAATGTCAGAGGAAATGGGTGACCACAATGTCGATctctaaaacaaaaaaaacatctgtctgttCCTTTTATAgcattaatgtcattttttatttgaaggAACAACAGAATTTGACTTTGACCGCaatttttaaacacattaatGTGCAGGACACAAACCCCCCTCTCATTACAAGGATTTTTATTTCTCCGCCAagcaagaataaaataaagaaaactttTCAAGATTGAATTCATTATAATGCGAGAATACAGTTTTTCAGGAAAAAGTCAAAATAAAGTCATAATGTTTTgagaatatatttttttttaattaagggGTTAAATCTTATTAATGACACATGTATAGGAAAGCAGATGAGCGAAGAATATAAAAACAATGAGCAGTTTTTCATCATTGGAGCACATGCTGTAAAAAAACGGCAAAAACAAGTTTCATCATAttggttatgcaagtcaattaaacctactattttaaggtTAAGAAAATGTCCTGACCTGATGACAGTAAACAAAATGATGATAATTATCAGTATTATCTTGGTTTTGCCTCTGAGTCAAAATAGCAACTTATATGTAAGCCAATCGTCTGCCTGCCTGTCATATCAGTAAATCATACTGTAGCAGCGAATCATATTTGGGCTTTTTGGTGCCTTTGTGAACAAGTTTTTAAGTGGCATAGCAATAGTCACGGATGAATCTCTGATACCCACCAGCCCCAGGAAGGTTATTATTTCGTTCTGGGTCTTGAGTTTTCAGATGGCCATGTGTTATCATCCAATATTACTGGTTTTCTGAATGCTGTGTACAGTCTGGAGTCTGGGTTTTGGCGCACCTGCCAGTCTCCCTTGCACAGGTCCAGGGCAGTAATGTTTTGCGTCTGTCTGATTTTCTCCAGCAAGTCTTCAAATCAAAGCATGGGGTAAGCATTGAAGTGCGAGTGGGCATTGAAGTTCTTCAGGACAATAACCACAATGAAATTCACAATAgtgtaaattatatatatatttgtgtgtgtgtgcgtgcgtgcgtgcgtgcgtgtgtgtgcgtgcatgtgtgtgagtgtgtgagtgtgtgtgtgtgtgttttttggaCAGTGGTGACACTTGCAATCGTCTCTCTCTCAAACTTCTGTTCCTGTTTCAAAACTCTTTCTTAAAATTTCATTTGTGGTGTGTGTTGTGGTGAAGCAGAAAGCTATGACCCACGAGTTTTCACATGAATGTGCATAGCTTCCGTGTAAACACATCAATATCTCAACTATGTTCCACAAGCCTAAACAACACAAGCTTAATCCCATAAAAAAACTGTTTCTTATGTATTATAATAGTATTGATCatttttaactgttttgtaGCATCACGCTGTATTAATTCAGACATATGAACATTCAGACATGTTATACTCAGTGTAAGTACTCACAAAGATAACAGAGGTCATCTTCTGTTCCAGTTCACAGTAATGGAAAAGGAAAACGTCTTATAACTCCATAGTTATTCCAGATGTTTTGTCAGGACGTATCTGTTCTTTCAGTAACTATAAACCTGCCCTAAACCAATTTTACTTGTTATTAACTGACAATGAAACAATAGACAATAccagacctgccaacctgtacgcattttgcgtagcaggtactcattttgacctcaaagtacggtggtacgatttgtcactctaaactacgcaaaaacctgatgacgccctttgccgcgcgaagtactcaaaagaagcaacagaaaaaataaaaatatgtccaatcatagcactgggcTCATCCACCACATAGAAAGTGGGGATGATTGACAAGTCGTATGGCCAATCAGTAACAAGAGTCTGCTATCGATGGAATCACAAAATACAGCGTGATCTCCTTCCTccagtttctgaccatctttttcaacggagagtcaagacgtctgacccgctaaggtaaactggtcagggtggatgtgcaaataatgaaataatgcattAGCTTAATCCTTTGAAGTCGACGGTCGCGCGGGCTCCGTTTCATAACGTGCACTTGACCGCAAGATGCGCTAACATTACTTCtgatttgtaaatgagcatAATTTATAATTGAGCGCTTACGAAAAAGTACAATGATTTTACCATGGGGCAGATCATCCAGTTTgagtcaaataaaaacggaaagttcactctcagtgaagggaatccacctgacatccgagtgaagcggattaaatgcgttctgaaataacgcgctcttgataattgtcaataaaataaaacgtcatatacaaaccacatcaaataatgttttataaatggaGAATATCTCGTGTCTCGAGCGCCCACGTTATAGGTGCCTATgccgtactgtactgtaaacaaagctacaACAAATTACAGACAGTCATACAGTTAACAGCACTCCTGTCACAGTTatggttgaatttaaagcagtgttaactctaatactgtcttaaagggatagttaacttAAAACATGTAATTCAGTCATAGTTTACATAACAGAACAGACCATCCAAACATTTGTGATACACAAGTTATTTTGAAGAGTGTTGGTAACCAAACAGTATCTGGTCCCCACtccattgtattttttgctagtcagggaaaaacaacattttttttgtttttgtgtgtttcacTCAAGAAAGAAATCATGAAGGTTAGGAACaatatgaggttgagtaaatgataacagaatgtcatttgtgggttaaccatctcccactatttaacagtaatatcacttttaacagtgtttgtgcagacatgctaaactttggagaatacagtatttaacattaataatgttattaatcaacatgtatggcaaatttagttaaacatgattttattcacatttataattatttttaaaccagattatggcaggatggggaaaaaagtgagtgcaatgtgcagcatgttaccttgaaagttaccaagaagtgtgtgtgtgcgtgcatgtgcgcgtgcatgtgttaaattatatgttaaaaactcgtgttctgtcctttcggccgatgctactgtactcaaaaaaatttccaaggttggcaggtctgcaATACTACTAAAATGTATattagaaataaataataactaaaTAACTAAAATACATCATGTCATTAAATAAACAGTTCACCCATGAATaaatattctgtcatcatttacttactctcaagttgttccaaacctaaataaatgactttattctaatatataaaaataaatagataatttaataattaattgtaACCAAATAGATCTGAGGCACCACTGCCCTCCAaaaatagtattattttttctatggaagtcaatgatgcGGCAGAACTGCTTGGTTACAATCATTTCCAAACGTCtataagtcattttttttgttttggacTTGTTGATGAGTAGGGAGAGTGGGGTGAGTTGTGCCAGTTTTTACTCAAAGTGACTTTAAAGTGAGGCCATGATGCCTTCAACTTAAGGATGTACATATATTTCAGGATGTTGTCCATCCCTGAGAAATGATGTTTCTGAATCATTTCAGGCAAAGTGGCTTTGGCAATAGATGCCTGTTGACATACACAGAATGCTGTCTGTCAATTATGTAATATATAAGAAATAAATGACTAGACTCATTTCTAAACATCCTATTGTGACTTGGCCACTTAAAAACTCAATAAAACTTCTCTTTAATAACATAGTGCAAACTCAAAACTGAAATCAATGTTAGCTAAATGAAACAAATGGCAGGTAGGCCTAAGTC includes:
- the LOC135731226 gene encoding uncharacterized protein, producing MAWNYHVYLLELMILGLFLTDTSGATDVHMIVSDGENVTFSCNKTLSDCTPTSWIYYKESPSNAVILFDENLKMIDNERLSLGPKCSLNIYNVTKEDAGFYICRPQMEKSSSTDTNVYLHVLQVSPLSEMEPGSSVTLSCHVYSYDNYFCKSLFIIEGMQLMWINGAGVNLQSDSRYQISSSTEHCNSSLNTTLLNEDDNRELRCQIITGTSKVKTSAVYTVRNLGNSPSNKNGTGSVIRVIIFIVEVAGLTAPTVILLLIICERRSGKRRAQSTRLSYVNCSESVVINDC